One window of Triticum dicoccoides isolate Atlit2015 ecotype Zavitan chromosome 5A, WEW_v2.0, whole genome shotgun sequence genomic DNA carries:
- the LOC119298968 gene encoding hydroxyproline O-galactosyltransferase GALT2-like codes for MKRARSSEIFLGGRARARRRLAPLLAAAAFAYLVFVSVKLSGLGSWEDAAAIARPETAASRGELLQRDALERAPRGRRAAGGGATVTGYGRITGEILRRHEALGGGSRRRWGLRGNFSELERMAAEAWALGAKAWEEASAFSGDVDAIVSGDGAAVKCPTSLELGGGGEGETAAFLPCGLAVGSAVTVVATAREAVAEYVEALERSGSGNGTVMVAQFAVELRGLRASEGEDPPRILHLNPRLRGDWSRRPVLEMNTCFRMQWGKAQRCDGTPSKDDGHVDGFPRCEKWERRDMADSKETKTSSWFNRFIGRAKKPEMTWPYPFLEGKMFVLTIQAGVEGYHINVGGRHVASFPHRMGFTLEDATGLAVTGGIDVHSVYATSLPKAHPSFSLQNVLEMSDKWKARPVPEEPIQLFIGILSATNHFAERMAIRKTWMQFPAIQLGNVVARFFVALSHRKEINAALKKEAEYFGDVVILPFIDRYELVVLKTVAICQYGVQNVTAEYIMKCDDDTFVRLDVVLQQVSTFNRTLPLYLGNLNLLHRPLRSGKWAVTFEEWPELVYPPYANGPGYVISIGIARNIVSRHANQSLRLFKMEDVSMGMWVEDYNTTTITAPVQYIHSWKFCQYGCVDNYFTAHYQSPRQMLCLWDKLSLGRAQCCNYR; via the exons ATGAAGCGCGCGCGCAGCTCCGAGATCTTCCTCGGCGGCCGGGCGCGCGCGCGCAGGCGCCTGGCGCCCCTCCTCGCCGCGGCGGCCTTCGCGTACCTCGTCTTCGTCTCCGTCAAGCTCTCCGgcctcggcagctgggaggacgccGCGGCCATCGCCCGGCCGGAGACCGCCGCCTCGCGAGGCGAGCTGCTGCAGCGGGATGCCCTCGAGCGGGCGCCCCGCGGGCGCCGCGCCGCTGGGGGCGGTGCCACTGTCACGGGGTACGGCCGCATCACCGGGGAGATCCTCCGGCGCCACGAAGCTCTTGGCGGGGGCAGTCGGAGGAGGTGGGGCCTGCGGGGGAACTTCTCCGAGCTCGAGCGCATGGCCGCGGAGGCGTGGGCGCTCGGAGCCAAGGCGTGGGAGGAGGCCTCCGCGTTCTCCGGCGACGTGGACGCCATCGTCTCGGGCGACGGCGCGGCGGTCAAGTGCCCCACCTCGCTCGAGctcggaggcggcggcgagggcgagacGGCCGCGTTCCTGCCGTGCGGGCTGGCGGTGGGGTCCGCGGTGACGGTCGTGGCGACGGCGCGCGAGGCGGTGGCTGAGTACGTGGAGGCGCTGGAGCGGAGCGGGAGCGGGAACGGGACGGTCATGGTGGCGCAGTTCGCGGTGGAGCTGCGCGGCCTGCGCGCCTCCGAGGGCGAGGACCCGCCCAGGATCCTCCACCTCAACCCGCGGCTGCGCGGCGACTGGAGCCGTCGGCCGGTGCTGGAGATGAACACGTGCTTCCGCATGCAGTGGGGAAAGGCGCAGCGCTGCGACGGCACCCCCTCCAAGGACGACGGCCATG TCGATGGGTTTCCAAGATGTGAGAAATGGGAACGGAGGGACATGGCTGATTCAAAAGAAACAAAAACAAGCTCATGGTTCAACAGGTTCATCGGCCGAGCAAAGAAACCAGAAATGACCTGGCCATACCCATTTTTAGAGGGGAAGATGTTTGTTCTCACTATCCAAGCTGGTGTTGAAGGATACCATATTAATGTAGGGGGTCGTCATGTTGCCTCATTTCCTCATAGGATG GGATTCACTCTCGAAGATGCAACTGGTTTAGCTGTAACAGGCGGCATAGATGTCCACTCGGTGTATGCAACCTCTCTTCCGAAGGCACATCCTAGTTTTTCTCTGCAAAATGTCTTGGAAATGTCTGATAAGTGGAAGGCTCGCCCTGTGCCAGAGGAACCGATTCAGCTTTTTATCGGCATTCTCTCTGCTACAAACCATTTTGCTGAGCGGATGGCTATTAGAAAAACTTGGATGCAGTTTCCTGCAATCCAATTGGGAAATGTGGTTGCTCGATTCTTTGTCGCACTG AGCCATAGAAAAGAGATAAATGCAGCACTAAAGAAGGAAGCAGAATATTTTGGAGACGTTGTCATTCTGCCATTTATCGACCGGTATGAGTTGGTGGTTCTCAAAACAGTTGCGATATGTCAGTACGGG GTGCAAAATGTTACCGCAGAGTATATCATGAAGTGCGACGATGATACCTTTGTGAGGCTGGATGTAGTGTTGCAACAGGTCTCTACCTTCAACAGAACCTTGCCTCTTTATCTTGGCAACCTAAATCTTTTACACAGGCCTCTCCGGAGCGGTAAATGGGCCGTGACGTTCGAG GAATGGCCAGAATTGGTGTATCCCCCCTATGCCAATGGACCCGGCTACGTAATTTCGATTGGTATTGCCAGAAACATCGTGTCCCGTCACGCAAATCAGTCACTAAGG CTGTTCAAGATGGAGGATGTGAGCATGGGCATGTGGGTCGAAGATTACAACACTACCACCATCACCGCCCCGGTGCAGTACATTCACAGCTGGAAGTTCTGCCAGTATGGGTGCGTGGACAACTACTTCACGGCGCACTACCAGTCCCCCAGGCAGATGCTGTGCCTCTGGGACAAACTGTCGTTAGGCCGCGCGCAGTGCTGCAACTACAGATAA